From a region of the Besnoitia besnoiti strain Bb-Ger1 chromosome I, whole genome shotgun sequence genome:
- a CDS encoding hypothetical protein (encoded by transcript BESB_008310), with translation MPCLVKLRVVGARGLLLSSSSSASAFAALPGASPEARHHPSFFPPQRLYKKERDGDTEKRERAGAGRRNERGGGGYAWSATGSASHLGVNTLAGDAAHHGKSGHLHCAASAQFAGDLLVVEVSLGPHFRERTKATSAQFLAPDDAASLPESLRCPYTWSETFRIEVADEAALQVWPIEFDLFRLSAPDATPMLCGPGVAASGTLSTGAGPSGQGASAPLTGQKARWCPLGPTPPQHSPWRRTGSVGAPKLHRWPSAAGFLRSSSRALSQLVDGCKNLVAVRPGAAAAHSATDARNEASGVDGRQLVARGVSHHSGTADGTAGRSSLVGSGAVLGTLLLDLTPLLSAAGEECEERDTRRFAGAAAAEEEEWTCLRAGGREEKLRLLPRGQMEGWFPLLDAKKGVVGELWISVRLAFARQLNPFSSASSGFVRFFSLAGPPQAYLRSGVTLLGLVEELLLVTAPSEEDEDYAYWRDLMRTSAKNSATVRRLMLHRAAMLTRRTVATKVEQRGGNAVLGYREVLEIDGVFDSSADGAGDSRLAWCVRAFGTVVRLASSPAALSSSLPSLLSRKCPFTSAAYRSTPVALTDHARWSSRPRPEAGASTPGGGRRGSLERPASPSSVSHRSVAAPAFRDEARTFAEPRTPASDSDCSRGEPAGGSPPRRRRTAVASLNRSAAAERARCPDGDVVSGKRSAEGAAEAGGTGVSRPTDAPRWFATAVSHSSAPVGGAEEARGRWSAGWEPEGRREQLKRERRPSRLDGDGGGPRDGGSRGGSFENVGEIDASVRSDGERGRGRTDLPTEEDAEAGWERSSRARRSTPSFLPLPPPVRSAAGAQSRSASRCPASPFVAGAYPPAFILPRLSGPSPAEAAAAACTPVELLTIGRLPLNYTPVFGSVVSAHSVKVLPAGSLGTTQEQRTAWWLQLRDELRAHAHALQCDAILGYDEAVDDPLVSLVGPVFAVASPDARFPPPRIASAYTYAASGAHSHASFTPVGAASSRATLLLSPASPLMPLTGASWSPTATAAPPPPAPSPPPSVRVSEALHGASPPPLSPPLEAAPFPPLFLPSVHSQSFAFSSGSQPSACGEGGASLAAPALEGERRGRCAGSADADNDAEGRTPSTAPATTATPRTRLQASLESAGALLEQRTRRRERERKRERRRGREEPFEAPRDVYFVEDREPSAERRGRERGRSRVLEKLYDDGMSPMRRHVPAARLPALAGKHLHARVSFHPREKRRLREEGAAGRRRHSMHRQRLLAPAPFLLPCSMAHSPSFLSMTISASAASAPLSGAPLASGKVIVPSCPAPLASSSHPSDQPFAGLDAGSAEAAASKEGVVSSPALPDTKRSVCLPPSLSSFHPSSSRSRMQPAPRAAVASPPAEMLRHGAQAADSCAVPRNRLCRLCAASVVPEILLSTVEVPDGLPMLSRSEFLRVRVCRTFPRQNRDAHRRGSSSSSSSSSSSSSSSSSSPSPTRRHDRGGDREREREGRKGRATASGKQTTRRRLGEERSGLPPDGEGAGSARGKQRQKRGSLFERDGGRPQPKESGRSEGKSSLFLKHRLSFASLPGSLSGSSCTSKRRGQQAVAHAKGHVTRASSRRRETSGGHKKKKAQVRGRRQARRRRDSSSSSSSSSSSPHPPARGRGAAKGGLRGRRGRGARPRGQGKAQPADVALAQSLSEALPFLLVDLHQLLILKTRMHGFNAVFGLRFSYAVSARAVIAEAVGTGFVLLPLPLPGRLVIRRSPFCDGMRRRLEALKHVRERGRDGLAEKDARRRRRRELKRVRRRRRRAERRKQLDENIARRRPEASGLLSSFSSLSLSSGGAGRAGAAKRERHRQGDGEGSREEDTAKDVVEEDEETSAKRRDLKEASRGEGMKNRDAHKESRFRRFLFLLPRRKNSADAASTKGDGGDEAPHPAERRCRLSLFGRRRRRGDRDDDSLSSLSSLSSSSSSSSSSSSSSTSSSRSSYSGSTSSSSSYARFLRPRHHHWRSRGFFRAYRRYHRYSLAAALLHRRSSSSSFSSSSPSSCSSSSFDSSSSSSSSSSSSSSSSSLSSSLSDSSSSVSLASSLSSSSLSSSASSKRPSTASPLLASARFARYGTGRPHANSPARHFLLSSLPYTVPESPPSSPSQTSRVQSREEEAERRPAGSLWASPPQSGRRACGSILSGLAPWQEGDEDNGEGRPGAAQAPREPPATPSTSQTQQPPDGGAAENPLATRPADEAGPEGRRDSAFTQMAEDEAEPSRRRARRAVRQKRRDEEAKALARAKVEDDEEERMAREVEDLSIRSCLENELSVEISYCQSDAAGEWLRLSHAYRRLRMRDRALQADALDGELLYGKPGTPSPSAYPLLPAPLSGLSGSARVVVVSPTPAEEDVRPEEAHAHVPSYAGGDAQSLAYATAGERNLLAASASGGRPAAGAAGLGSPETNAVTPRAADPRTGDGRGGPPPARERSLFAFLRESEEGTHSRDAGASNLQLQQSRAGDPDAHGADALLIDGRRPGAWTAAATRELNGDLPVDERQAAWRQAHGDYDAQRLAEDRAGVSGQLWRGSALRRRASHPSLPSSLLLRPAVLGGSGRWLRRHRYQRTFVFNVDDEVDEARLRSLHQQRHLEGTGCRIATLALLPGVAYRSIGWSRCSQAPTHRPAGPACISGLLPGPAAALAVSGDAAEALQPAAGAESDGRVEDRRSPAREADSRREAPEGKCARSEAVAEDAGEPDRDANAEEESAKDNAGEDADQIAKVTGSLLALPRRRVQAPVAHILTPVVAIRKKVALSGKALRSSAALSRQLQKAWDSALSQLLFEPALRCSREKCEFVLAGLSQSLSFSKDNSLYISLSGQILPLASLPPRPTRWRPDGSQTVSVYPSVFAATRPALPYHRLEAKCVSVDGPRTRAAATPASNPLGGSRAVSRLDQPPQPRVSAGDPPSSWFAAAVSSGGAHSALGGLQCALRLRVNRPASSAFVPEPPPPSPCLLSLRPASWEIPPSSLSSPPVSAAADSASRLARENAEPKFLPMPNSLRDTPWRVSHCGGAGRADSPLQSPGEPELRQDEEAPTPDRAQSDTECDGVALASAAMWHPPLARLEGAHAMECDASGTRPPSARRCASSASPRRSSSSLSPGEGSEPRRAALRENQTPTSQPQCQPISVAIHDAAGGAPNAAAGDARLRQQPKVAAAGESLPHAPSDDASRLKAARPGDVAVTVALPGVGSADVGMSGTAEIGGDKSAALFRWARCNDETGGVLLAHTPSHASSVFGSTGLPRPLAAARSRYGSSRLLPERKVLQSFLSRLATQQDYAKDYLANPFFQPEDLFAMYSGSGPCAGGAVWAADGQAGAGAPRTEENEWLSKAPPRGGSPEQRADDSDVFVTSLPSLPGCQVVRHLGFVAVHLVQDVRAYPSRQELSAALHCAALRGAKARCRALGGNVVFSSVFQWNMLEDDQHQSFAVLTVTGDAAAAVVPPCGTQQV, from the exons ATGCCCTGCCTAGTCAAGCTGCGCGTTGTCGGTGCTCGCGGTCTTCTCCTCAgttcctcgtcctccgcgtcggcgttcgcggcgctgcctggcGCCAGTCCGGAAGCCCGCCACCACCCGTCGTTTTTTCCTCCTCAGCGTCTCTACAAAAAGGAGAGGGACGGCGACacagagaagcgagagagggcCGGGGCTGGCAGGCGGAACgagcgaggggggggagggtaCGCATGGAGTGCGACGGGGTCGGCCTCGCACCTGGGTGTCAACACGCTCGCCGGCGATGCGGCGCACCATGGGAAAAGTGGACATTTGCACTGCGCTGCGTCCGCACAGTTTGCCGGCGATCTCCTCGTGGTTGAGGTCTCTCTCGGGCCGCACTTTCGCGAACGAACAAAAGCCA CTAGCGCGCAGTTCCTCGCCCCTGATGATGCCGCCAGCCTCCCCGAGTCCCTGCGGTGTCCGTACACCTGGAGCGAGACCTTTCGGATTGAGGTGGCGGACGAGGCCGCCCTTCAGGTTTGGCCAATTGAGTTTGATCTTTTCCGCCTCTCGGCTCCAGACGCGACGCCAATGCTCTGCGGGCCAGGCGTGGCTGCGAGTGGGACGCTGTCAACTGGTGCAGGCCCGTCGGGTCAGGGTGCATCTGCCCCGCTGACGGGTCAGAAGGCCCGCTGGTGCCCGCTGGGCCCGACCCCTCCGCAGCATAGTCCGTGGAGGCGCACGGGAAGCGTGGGCGCGCCCAAGCTGCACCGATGGCCTTCTGCAGCGGGCTTCCTGCGCAGCTCCAgtcgcgctctctcgcagctCGTGGACGGGTGCAAGAATTTAGTCGCCGTCAGGCCtggggcggccgccgcgcactcggcgacagacgcacggaacgaggcgagcggcgtcgACGGAAGGCAGctggtcgcgcgcggcgtgagCCACCACTCCGGGACGGCGGACGGCACCGCGGGCCGCTCCTCCCTagtcggcagcggcgccgtgcTGGGCACGCTGCTGCTTGACCTCACGCCGCTgctcagcgccgcgggcgaggagtgCGAAGAACGCGACACGCGCAGATttgcgggcgctgcggccgcagaggaggaggaatgGACCTGCTTGcgggctggcggccgcgaggaaaAACTCCGGCTGCTGCCCCGGGGCCAGATGGAGGGCTGGTTTCCGCTCCTCGACGCGAAGAAAGGGGTCGTAG gcgagctcTGGATCTCGGTTCGTCTCGCCTTTGCCCGGCAGCTGAATCCCTTCagctctgcgtcttctggcTTCGTTCggttcttctcgctcgcgggtCCTCCGCAGGCGTATCTGCGCTCCG gcgtgACGCTTCTCGGCTTGGTTGAGGAGCTGCTTCTCGTCACTGCGCCTTCGGAAGAGGATGAGGACTACGCGTACTGGCGCGACCTGATGAGAACCTCCGCGAAGAACTCCGCGACAGTCCGACGTCTCATGCTGCACCGCGCCGCAATGCTCACGCGGCGGACGGTCGCCACAAAA GtcgagcagcgaggcggcaaCGCAGTGCTGGGGTACCGTGAAGTGTTGGAGATCGACGGCGTCTTCGACAGCTCGGCGGACGGTGCCGGCGACAGTCGGCTGGCGTGGtgcgtgcgcgccttcggCACCGTCGTCCGCttggcgtcgtcgcccgcagcgctctcctcctcgcttcccTCGCTGCTCTCTCGCAAATGCCCTTTTACGTCCGCGGCGTATCGATCGACGCCTGTCGCGCTGACAGACCACGCCCGCTGGAGCTCACGTCCGCGgccggaggccggcgcaAGCACaccaggcggcgggcgaaggGGAAGTCTGGAGCGTCcagcgtcgccctcctcggtGTCGCACAggagcgtcgcggcgccagcgtttcgcgacgaggcgcggacgTTTGCGGAGCCGCGGACCCCTGCCTCTGACTCAGACTGCAGCCGAGGAGAGCCCGCCGGGggatcgccgccgcggcggcgtcgcacgGCCGTGGCTTCGCTTAATCGgtcagcagcggcggaacGCGCACGGTGCCCCGACGGCGACGTCGTGTCTGGGAAGAGgtctgcagaaggcgcagcggaagcggGGGGCACGGGCGTCTCTAGGCCgacggacgcgccgcgctggtTCGCCACCGCGGTTTCGCATTCCTCCGCCCCTGTTGGCGgtgcggaagaagcgcgggGGCGGTGGAGCGCGGGGTGGGAGCCGGAGGGCAGACGcgagcagctgaagcggGAGCGAAGGCCAAGTCGACTCGACGGTGACGGTGGCGggccgcgcgacggaggcagcAGGGGAGGCAGCTTCGAGAATGTCGGGGAGATAGACGCAAGTGTACGCAGTGatggcgagcgcggccgcggccgcacggATTTGCCtacagaagaagacgccgaggccggctgggagcgaagcagcagagctCGCAGGA GCACGCCATCGTTcctgcctcttccgcctccagtgcgcagcgccgcaggcgcgcagagtcgcagtgcctcgcgctgccctgCATCGCCGTTCGTGGCGGGGGCATACCCGCCTGCCTTCATTTTACCTCGATTGTCTGGgccctcgcccgccgaggcggcggcagccgcgtgcACGCCTGTCGAGCTCCTTACCATTGGCCGCCTGCCGCTAAACTATACGCCAGTCTTTG GGAGCGTGGTGAGCGCCCACAGCGTCAAAGTGCTCCCTGCAGGCTCGCTGGGCACCACTCAGGAGCAGCGCACCGCCTGgtggctgcagctgcgagacgagctccgcgcgcacgcCCACGCGCTCCAGTGCGACGCGATCCTCGGCTACGACGAGGCG GTGGATGATCCGCTAGTCTCGCTTGTAGG ccctgtcttcgcggtcgcctcaCCCGACGCCCGATTCCCTCCCCCCCGAATCGCCTCCGCGTACACCTACGCAGCTTCTGGGGCGCATTCGCACGCATCCTTCACTccggtcggcgccgcctcgtcgcgcgcgactctgTTGCTGTCTCCTGCGTCACCCCTGATGCCGCTCACCGGTGCAAGCTGGTCTCCGACAGCCACGGCcgcgccccccccgcctgcgccttcgcctcccccgTCCGTGCGCGTCTCCGAGGCTCTTCAcggggcctcgccgcctccgctctcgccgccgcttgaGGCGGCGCCCTTCCCGCCCCTGTTTCTGCCTTCCGTTCACTCGCAGAGCTTCGCCTTTTCCTCGGGGTCTCAGCCGAGCGCCTGTGGCGAAGGGGGGgcctctctcgcagcgccggcgcttgagggcgagagacgaggccgTTGTGCAggctccgcggacgcggacaacgacgcggagggccgGACGCCGTcgaccgcgccggcgacgacggcgacgccgcgcacgcggctgcaggcgagcctggagagtgctggcgcactgctggagcagcgcacgcgacgccgcgagcgcgagaggaagcgcgagagacggcgaggccgagagGAACCGTTTGAGGCGCCGCGTGACGTCTACTTCGTGGAGGACAGAGAGCCGTCGGCGGAGCGTCGAGGCCGGGAGCGTGGGCGGAGCCGAGTCTTGGAGAAGCTTTACGACGACGGCATGAGCCCGATGCGCCGGCACGtgcccgctgcgcgtctgccggcgctcgccggcaaGCACTTGCATGCGCGGGTCTCGTTTCatccgcgcgagaagcggcgaCTGCGTgaggaaggcgctgcaggtcGTCGACGGCACTCGATGCATcgccagcgtctcctcgcgccggcgccgtttCTCCTACCTTGCTCCATGGCGCACTCCCCGTCTTTTCTGTCCATGACGATTTCGgcatctgcggcgtctgcgccgttgagcggggcgccgctcgcgagcgGCAAAGTCATCGTCCCTTCCTGCCCCGCGCCTCTGGCCTCTTCGAGTCATCCCTCCGATCAGCCTTTCGCTGGGCTCGACGCTGGGtccgcggaggctgcagcgtctAAAGAGGGCGTGGTCTCGTCGCCAGCCCTCCCCGACACCAAGCGGAGCGTGTGCCTGCCGCCCTCCTTGTCTTCGTTTCAtccgtcctcttcgcgctcgcggatgcagcctgcgccgcgtgcggccgtggcgtctccgcctgcggagaTGCTTCGccacggcgcgcaggcggcggactCCTGCGCGGTGCCGAGGAACCGCCTCTGCCGGCTATGCGCCGCGAGCGTGGTGCCTGAGATCCTCCTGTCCACCGTCGAAGTCCCCGACGGGCTGCCGATGCTGTCGCGCTCAGAGTTTCTTCGCGTGCGTGTCTGTCGGACGTTTCCGAGACAGAATCGAGACGCGCACCGTCGCGgatcgtcctcctcctcttcgtcgtcttcctcgtcttcttcttcctcgtcgtcttcgccgtcgccgacgcgcaggcacGATCGCGGGGGGGACAGGgaacgcgagcgagaaggccgcaAAGGAagggcgaccgcgagcggaaagcagacgacgcgtcgccgcctgggGGAAGAGCGCAGCGGATTGCCGCCAGACGGAGAGGGGGCTGGCTCGGCACGCgggaagcagaggcagaaacGGGGGAGTCTCTTCGAGCGCGACGGGGGTCGGCCGCAACCGAAAGAATCGGGGAGGAGTGAAGGCAAGTCGTCCCTGTTTCTGAAGCACAGGCTGTCTTTCGCCTCCTTGCCTGGCTCTCTCTCCGGATCGAGCTGCACATCCaagcgccgcggccagcAGGCGGTGGCGCACGCCAAAGGCCACgtgacgcgcgcgtcgtcgcggcgccgcgagaccTCTGGGGGCcacaagaagaaaaaggcgcaggtccgcggccggcgacaggcgcgcaggcggcgcgactcctcgtcgtcctcctcgtcttcctcgtcttcgcctcatcccccggcgcgggggcgcggagccgccaAAGGCGGGCTCCggggtcgccgcgggcgcggggcgcgTCCCAGGGGTCAGGGGAAGGCCCAGCCGGCAGATGTAGCTCTCGCGCAGTCGCTgtcggaggcgctgccgttTCTCCTCGTGGACTTGCACCAGCTTCTCATCCTGAAGACTCGCATGCATGGCTTCAACGCAGTCTTTGGCCTTCGCTTCTCGTACGCGGTCTCAGCCCGCGCGGTCATTGCGGAGGCGGTGGGGACGGGCTTCGTGCTGCTGCCACTGCCGCTTCCCGGCCGTCTGGTGATTCGCCGGTCGCCGTTCTGCGATGGCATGCGGCGCCGCTTGGAGGCGCTGAAGCATGTGCGGGAGAGGGGGCGAGACGGCCTCGccgagaaggacgcgcggcgccggaggcgcagagagctgaAGCGGGtcagacgccggcggaggcgcgcggaacgCCGAAAGCAACTCGACGAGAACatcgcccggcggcggccagaGGCCAGTGGCTTGCTGtcctctttttcctctttgtcgctctcctcgggCGGGGCGGGGAGAGCCGGCGCAGCCAAGCGTGAGAGACACAGacaaggcgacggcgaagggtCGCGCGAAGAGGACACGGCTAAGGACGTcgtggaggaagacgaagagacctcggcgaagagacggGACTTGAAGGAAgcgagcagaggagagggaaTGAAGAACAGGGACGCTCACAAGGAGAGTCGGTTTCGtcgttttctgtttctcttGCCACGCAGAAAGAACTCAGCGGATGCTGCGTCGACcaagggcgacggcggcgacgaggcgcctcACCCCGCAGAGCGAAGATGCCGTCTTTCTCTTTTTGggcgtcggcggaggcggggtgACCGGGACGACGActcgctgtcgtctctgtcttcgctctcgtcgtcttcgtcgtcatcttcttcctcttcatcttcttcaaCCTCCTCGTCGAGAAGCAGTTACTCGGGGTCCACGTCTTCATCTTCGTCCTacgcgcgttttctgcgtccgcgccacCACCACTGGCGGTCTCGAGGATTTTTCCGCGCGTATCGTCGATACCACCGTTATTCGCTGGCAGCCGCGCTTCTGCATCGgcgttcttcttcgtcttcgttttcctcttcgtcgccgtcttcgtgctcatcgtcgtccttcgactcttcctcgtcttcgtcctcctcttcgtcttcctcgtcttcttcgtcctcgctgtcctcctcgctgtcagactcctcgtcgtctgtctctctcgcctcttctctgtcatcctcctcgctgtcctcttcggcgtcctctAAGCGTCCCTCaacggcctcgccgctcctggcctccgcgcgcttcgctAGGTACGGGACGGGCCGCCCGCATGCAAACTCGCCCGCTCGCCACTTTCTGCTCTCCAGCCTTCCCTACACCGTGCCTgagtcgccgccctcgtcgccttcgcagacCTCGAGGGTCCAGtcccgcgaggaggaggcggagcgccgccccgcgggTTCGCTgtgggcgtcgccgccgcagagcggccgAAGGGCCTGCGGGTCCATTCTTTCCGGCCTCGCCCCCTggcaggaaggcgacgaggacaaCGGCGAGGGCCGCCcgggagcggcgcaggctccgcgcgagccgcccgcgacACCCTCCACGTCGCAGACTCAGCAGCCGCCCGACGGGGGGGCTGCAGAGAACCCGCTCGCCACTCGACCCGCAGACGAGGCTGGTCCAGAGGGAAGGCGCGACTCCGCGTTCACGCAGATGGCGGAGGATGAGGCCGAGCCCAGCAGACGGAGAGCCCGGCGCGCGGTTCGAcagaagcggagagacgaagaggcgaaagcTCTGGCCCGAGCCAAagtggaggacgacgaagaggaacgcATGGCTCGTGAAGTTGAAGACTTGAGCATCCGAAGCTGTCTCGAGAACGAACTCAGCGTCGAGATCTCGTACTGCCAAAGCGATGCCGCCGGCGAGTGGCTGAG GCTGTCGCACGCCTATCGCAgactgcgcatgcgcgaccgcgcgctgcaggccgatGCGCTGGACGGCGAACTGCTCTACGGCAAACCCggcacgccgtcgccgtcagcCTACCCCCTGCTCCCTGCCCCGCTATCCGGCCTCTCGGGCTCTGCGCgggtcgtcgtcgtctcgcctACGCCGGCTGAGGAAGACGTTcggccggaggaggcgcacgcgcatgtGCCTTCCTATGCTGGTGGCGATGCGCAGTCGCTGGCCTATGCGACAGCCGGCGAGCGGAACCTCCTCGCAGCTTCGGCAAGTGGGGGGCGACCTGCGGCTGGAGCCGCAGGCCTGGGTTCCCCCGAGACGAACGCTGTCACGCCGCGTGCCGCAGACCCCCGCACGGGggacgggcgaggcgggccGCCACCGGCTCGCGAGCGAAGCCTCTTTGCCTTTCTCAGGGAAAGCGAAGAGGGAACGCACAGCCgggacgccggcgcctcaaacctgcagctgcagcagtcGCGGGCTGGAGACCCCGACGCGCACGGTGCCGACGCACTGCTCATCGACGGCCGACGGCCTGGCGCGTGGACtgcggccgccacgcgcgagcTGAACGGCGACCTTCCAGTGGACGAGCGCCAGGCCGCGTGGCGTCAAGCCCATGGCGACTACGACGCCCAAAGGCTTGCCG aagacagagcTGGCGTGAGCGGTCAGCTCTGGCGGGGttccgctctgcggcgcagggcgagccATCCCTCCCTTCCGTCgtccctgctgctgcggcctgcggTGCTCGGAGGCTCAGGACGATGGCTGAGGAGACACAGATACCAACGGACGTTCGTATTTAACGTGGACGACGAAGTCGACGAGGCCCGACTCCGCAGTCTACACCAGCAGCGACACCTGGAGGGCACAGGCTGCCGCATCGCaacgctcgcgctgctccccGGCGTCGCCTACCGCAGCATCGGctggagccgctgcagccaaGCGCCTACCCACCGGCCGGCTGGACCCGCGTGTATCTCGGGTCTCCTGCCCGGTCCTGCCGCGGCCCTGGCTGTctctggcgacgccgcggaagccCTGCAGCCTGCAGCTGGGGCGGAGTCAGACGGGCGAGTGGAGGACAGAAGGTCtccagcgcgagaggcagattcgaggagagaggcgccagaGGGAAAGTGCGCACGGAGTGAGGCCGTAGCGGAGGATGCAGGCGAGCCTGACCGAGACGCCAACGCTGAGGAAGAATCCGCGAAGGACAACGCTGGCGAAGATGCCGACCAGATCGCGAAGGTGACTGGCTCGCTCCTAGCCTTGCCGCGACGGCGTGTGCAGGCACCTGTCGCGCATATTCTCACGCCCGTCGTCGCGATACGAAAGAAGGTGGCCCTGTCTGGGAAAGCCCTGCGGTCGTCTGCAGCCCTGAGTCGGCAACTCCAGAAG GCCTGGGACTCGGCGCTCAGTCAGCTGCTGTTCGAgcctgcgctgcgctgcagtcGGGAGAAGTGCGAGTTCGTTCTGGCAGGACTTTCTCAGTCGCTTTCCTTCTCGAAAGACAACTCTCTGtatatctctctctccggcCAGATTCTGCCGCtggcctcgctgcccccGAGGCCGACCCGCTGGCGCCCCGACGGCTCACAAACGGTGTCTGTCTATCCCTCggtcttcgccgcgacgcggcctGCGCTCCCCTACCATCGCCTGGAGGCCAAGTGTGTGTCGGTGGACGGCCCGCGAACTCGTGCGGCAGCGACACCGGCGTCAAACCCGCtgggcggctcgcgcgcggtgtCGCGTCTTGATCAACCCCCGCAGCCTCGGGTCAGTGCCGGTGACCCGCCATCAAGCTGgttcgccgcggcagtctcatccggcggcgcgcacagCGCGCTAGGGGGGCTCCAGTGCGCTTTGCGCCTACGGGTCAACCGccccgcgtcgtcggcctTTGTCCCCGAACCCCCCCCTCCGTCGCCGTGTCTGCTCTCGCTTCGTCCAGCGAGTTGGGAGATtcctccgtcgtcgctgtcaTCGCCACCGGtgtccgccgctgcggactctgcttcgcgtcttGCGCGCGAGAACGCAGAGCCGAAGTTCCTTCCCATGCCAAATTCTCTGCGGGACACGCCCTGGCGCGTGTCGCACTGCGGCGGTGCGGGAAGGGCGGACTCGCCCCTGCAGTCTCCTGGAGAACCCGAGCTGCGacaggacgaggaggccccCACTCCTGatcgcgcgcagagcgacacCGAGTGCGACGGAGTGGCGCTGGCCTCGGCAGCGATGTGGCACCCGCCTCTGGCGAGACTTGAGGGAGCTCACGCGATGGAGTGCGACGCCAGCGGGACACGGCCACCGTCAGCCCGCAGATGTGCCTCCAGCGCGTCACCGCGCcggtcgtcgtcttctctatctccaggcgagggcagcgagccgcgtcgcgctgcgttGCGAGAGAACCAAACGCCGACGTCCCAGCCGCAATGCCAGCCCATTTCGGTGGCGATTCATGATGCTGCAGGAGGGGCGCCGAACGCAGCGGCCGGCgatgcgcgcctccgccagcagcccaaggtggcggccgcgggggaATCACTGCCGCACGCACCGAGCGACGATGCTTCGCGTTTGAAGGCTGCGCGTCCTGGCGACGTAGCAGTCACCGTCGCGCTGCCTGGAGTAGGGAGCGCCGATGTAGGGATGTCGGGCACAGCTGAAATCGGTGGGGACAAGAGCGCGGCGTTATTTCGATGGGCGCGCTGCAATGATGAGACTGGTGGAGTTCTTCTTGCACATACGCCGAGCCACGCGTCGTCGGTGTTCGGCTCTACCGGGCTGCCAcgtccgctcgcggcggcgcggtcgcgttACGGCTCGAGTCGGCTTCTGCCTGAGCGGAAGGTGCTTCAGAGTTTtctgtcgcgcctcgccaccCAGCAAGACTACGCAAAGGACTACCTGGCGAATCCGTTCTTCCAGCCTGAGGACTTATTCGCGATGtacagcggcagcgggccTTGCGCAGGTGGCGCCGTGTGGGCGGCCGACGGCCAGGCCGgggccggcgcgccgaggacggAGGAAAACGAGTGGCTCTCAAAGGCCCCACCGAGAGGCGGCTCGCCAGAGCAGCGTGCAGACGACTCCGACGTTTTT GTCacgtcgctgccttcgctcccGGGCTGCCAAGTCGTGCG GCACCTTGGATTTGTCGCCGTCCACTTGGTACAGGACGTGCGGGCTTACCCAAGTCGCCAG GAGCTATCGGCTGCTCTCCACTGTGCAGCGCTGCGGGGTGCCAAGGCGCGCTGTCGAGCGCTTGGGGGGAATGTGGTTTTTTCCTCGGTATTCCAGTGGAACATGCTGGAG GACGATCAGCATCAATCGTTCGCCGTGCTGACAGTTACAGGAgatgctgcggccgcagttGTCCCCCCCTGCGGAACGCAACAAGTGTGA